In Rickettsia endosymbiont of Lasioglossum villosulum, the DNA window ATTGGGGGCTTAGCGATAAGGTCGGTCCTGTATATCACGGAAGTGCTAGTGAAGATATGTATACTAATAGAAATAGTTCTAGTGATAGATCGGAAAGTACTTCAGAGTTAATAGATGAAGAAGTAAAGAAAATTGTTACTACCGGCTATGATTTAGCAAAAGACATTTTAACTAAGCACTTAGATCAACTTCATATACTTGCTAAAGCCTTAATAGAATATGAAACATTATCAGGTCAGCAAATTAAAAATTTACTTAGCAGCAGACAGCTAGACTCTGAAGAAGAAAATAACTTTCCTTTTGGTGCGGCATCATCTACCATAAAAATAGCCGAAGAAAAAGACCTTAAGAAAGCAAAACCAATTAAAGCTAAAAAGGAAGATAAAAGCTAAATCATAATATTAAAGAGTATATAGTATGGCAGAGTTAAGGTTACCGCCAAATTCAGTTGTAAAAAAAGGTAAGGAACATAAAGCAAAAGGAGATGTATCTAATCTTAGAAAAATAAAAATTTATAGATATGATCCTGACCTTGATGAGAATCCTACTATTGATAGTTTCGAGATAGATTTAAGCAAAACCGGTCCGATGGTTTTAGACGCTTTAATTAAAATCAAAAACGAAATTGATTCTACTGTAACTTTTAGACGTTCTTGTCGTGAGGGAATTTGTGGTAGTTGTGCAATGAATATTGATGGTACAAATACTTTAGCATGTATTAAGCCTATAGAAGAAATTTCAGGCGATATTAAAATCTATCCACTTCCTCATATGAAAGTGGTAAAAGATTTAGTGCTGGATATGTCTCATTTTTACGCACAATATGAATCTATAGAACCATGGCTTAAAACCGATAGTTCAGCTCCATCCAATGCTGAAAGATTACAGTCGATTAAAGATCGAGAGAAGCTTGACGGATTATATGAATGTATATTATGTGCATGCTGTTCTACTTCTTGTCCTAGCTATTGGTGGAATGGGGATAAATATTTAGGTCCTGCAATTTTACTTCAGGCATATAGATGGATTGCCGACTCACGGGATGATCATACAGGCGAGCGTCTAGAGGCTTTAGAAGATCCGTTCAAGCTCTATAGATGTCATACAATTATGAACTGTACTAAAACCTGTCCGAAAGGTCTAAATCCTGCTAAGGCTATTTCTGAGATAAAAGGTCTAATTGCTGAACGGCACGGAGTGTGATTTTCGTTTGGAACGTCATTGCGAGGAAATTACGAAGTAAGGAAGTATAAAAAATGCTAATTTATAGCATTTTTTATTATTTTTTCTGGATTGCCACGCTCCTTACAGTCGCATAGCTTATGACGCCTCTCGATCCATGCAGGCAAAACTAATCACTCTCCATTAATCAGCTTTTTAAAGTAATTAATTTTATAAGAGCAGAAGTAATTTTCATTGCTTTTTAAGGCTTTTATATCTAGAGCAAAGTCATTCTCATCATAGATGAAAATTTTAATTAACTTGAGATATGATAAAGTACCAAAGATAATAGAGCGGAATAAACCTAAGAAAGATTTTAAAAGTTGCTTATCAATTATAAGTATAATTTTATTGCATGGCGATTTGAATAAACTACGAATTAGCTTATAGTAAGAATGTCATACCGTGGCTTGACCACGGGATCCAGAAAAAAGCGAGAAAGATCGAGCTTTTAATTTTGAAATTTGCTGTATTTAGGCTTTTTAAGTACTGGATACCGTGGTCAAGCCACGGTATGACAATGAATACACTTTCCGAGTCATGCAACGACGCCGGTTTTACCTTGAAAGCGTTTTCAGTCCACGCAATAAGGCTATCTATTTTCTACCAAATAAACGTTCGATATCTTTAAGCTTAAGTTCAATGTAGGTAGGTCTGCCGTGGTTGCACTGTCCTGAAAATGGTGTATTTTCCATTTGGCGGAGTAGTGCGTTCATTTCCTCTCCTGATAATTTTCGTCCTGCTCTGATAGAATAGTGACAAGCGTAAGTCTCGGTAACATGCTCAATTAATTCGGTTAAGGCTATATTTTCCCCGCATTCTGCTAAATGATCAGCCAAATCTTGAATTAGCTTTTGTACGTTTATATCACCAAGAATATTAGGAATTTCGGTTACTATAATAGATTTTTCGCCGAATTTTTCTAAGCTTAAGCCTAATTTAGATAATTTATCTTTGTTCTCATATAAAATATCGGCTCTTTTCTCGTCCGGTAATTCGACTATTTCAGGAATGAGTAAACGCTGTTTTATTAACTCTTCATTCTTAATATAATTTTTGATTTTTTCATATCCAAGGCGTTCATGTGCCGCATGCTGGTCAGTGATTACTATACTATCTTCCGTCTGTGAAATAACATAAGTAGTGTGAAGCTGGGCTTTAGCTGCTCCAAGCCTATATTGTGAAGATTTTTGCGGCTCGTTCTGTATACGCTGCTCTACTTCCTGCTCGATCCTAGCATGTGGTAGTGTATCTATCAATTTTTGGCAGCTATTATTTGGCTTATATTTAGGCACAGTAGGTGATATAGCAGGTCGATATTCGCTAGGTTTACTATTCACGTTTAAGGATTTACTTATAGCTGGTTCTTTATTAACGAATGGGTTTTTAAATAATTCAATAGCACTAGATGCAATGGTGGTGGATGCGATATGACTTTTATTTGACAAGGCATTTTTGATTGAATCTATAAGTAAATTCCGTACATAATTCGGATCATGAAACCTAACTTCAGCTTTTGCCGGATGCACATTTACGTCAACAAGTTGAGGATCGATTTGCAGGAATATGGCACATAAAGGGTAGCGATCACGCGGCATATAATCTTGATATGCTACCCTTAGAGCTACTTGCAATAATTTATCTTTTACCGGTCTGTTATTGATGAATAAAAACTGATCTTCGCTGGAGGCTCTATTATATGTTGGGATGTTCGTATAGCCATAAATAGAAAAATCAGGAGATTTAAAATCTATATAAGAGGCATTTTTTATAAAATCCTCACCTATTACGTCAATTATTCTTTGTTTCAAGTTGTTTTCGGCGTCCTTATTTTGTCCTTTAAGCTTTAGTAAGGTTTTACCATCATGTGTTAGGCTAAATGATATTTCAGGATGTGCGAGTGCAATCTTTTTAACTACATCTACAGTAGCTGCAAGCTCGGTTTTATCAGTTCTTAAAAATTTCAGACGTGCGGGCGTAGCAAAAAATAAATCTCTTATCTCAATTTTAGTACCTTCATTATGAATAGCTGGAGCAATTTGTTTTTCGTCACCACCAATTAATTTAATTTGAAAAGCTTTTTGATTATCACGTTTTTTAGAAGTAATCAGCATTTTACTAATGGCGGCAATAGATGGTAATGCCTCGCCCCTAAAACCGAAAGTATGTATATTTAGGAAATCGGTCTCATCAAGTTTAGAAGTAGTATGACGCTCAACGGCAATCTCTAGCTCCTTATCCGTCATACCGACGCCATCATCGGAAATGATGATTAGATTTTTGCCGGCACGCTCTAAGATAATGTCAATTTTGGTACTACCTGCATCAACGGCATTTTCAACCAATTCCTTTACAACCGATGCGGGACGCTCTATAACTTCGCCAGCAGCAATGCGGTTGATAGTACTTTCTGAAAGAAGCTTTATAGTCATTTTGTTTCTATTAATCTAAATTTTTTACTACAATAAGGGCAGCTAACTTCCTTTTTTTCTTTATCAATTTCTAAATAAACTTTCGGATGATCATAAGGCGGCTCTTTACCGCAGCAAGATACAGATGCATCAACACTATTAACAATTTCCATAGATTTACACATTTTTCTTTTAGTAACATCTAACATAAGTTACTTTTAAATAAAAGACAAATTAATTTCTGGTGTCATTCCGCAGCGGCATTATTGTATGATTCCTATGTCATTCCTAGCTAAAGGCATTGTTGCGTGGATCAGTTTTCCAGTTGTCATCCCGCGAGCTTGTAGCGGGATCCAGTTAAAAATACTAATAAAATTAGTATTTTTTATTATTTTTTGGATGCCGTGGTCAAGCAACTAGATGACATTGAAAGTGCTTTTCGATCCACGCGGGCAATGCCGCACGGGAATGACATCGAACACTGCATACAAGTCTTTTTAGAAGTAACATAACAGGAGGTAAAAATGAAAGATAAAGTAGTAGTTATAATTGGTTCAACAAGTGGTATCGGATTTGAAATAGCCAAGCATTTTGCAAAACTTGGTACAAAATTAGTTATTAATGGTTTTGCAAAAGATGATGAAGTGCAAAAAATTTCTACGGAATTAAAAAATCTTGGTGCAGCTGACATATTTTATCAAGGAGTAAATCTTGAAAAGCCGAGTGAAATAAAATCTATGTTTGAAAATATAGTAAAAGAATTCGGAAAAATAGATATATTAGTGAATAACGCAGGCATTCAACATGTTGCCCCTATCGATGAGTTTCCAGAAGATAAATGGGAACAGATTTTGCGTATAGATTTAATAGCCTCTTTTTATACTACAAAATACGCTATTCCTATAATGAAAAAGAACGGCTTTGGGCGTATCGTCAATATCGCTTCAGCTCACGCATACGTTGCATCCCCTTTTAAATCGGCATATGTGGCAGCAAAGCACGGAATCCTTGGATTAACTAAAACTGTTGCTTTAGAAGTAGCTGAGAATAATATCACTGTTAATGCTGTTTGTCCTGGTTATGTAAATACTCCTCTTGTAAAAAACCAAATAGCAGATACTGCAAAAGCTCGCCATATTAGCGAAGAATCAGCCTTAAAAGACGTAATATTAAAGTCACAAGCCACAAAGAAATTCGTGGAGGCAAGCGAAATAGCTGATTTAGTAATATTTCTATGTGACGAAAAAGCATCATCTATAACAGGAGCTGGACTCTTGATAGATGGGGGCTGGACAGCACAATAACCCAAATTTCTTAATAAACATTAACTATTAAGAAATAACTAATGCTAGAAATTTCTTGAAAAGTGCTTATTTAACTTATTACACTAAAATAAATTAATTTTTATTTTTAAGAGGGAGTTATGACACAAAAAGAGCATCCACAAACAACCGAACTAAATCAAATAAAAAACGCTAAAATACTACATTTTAAAGATGAACACGGCAAAGCTGTAGATGGGCATTTAATCGTAGGAGAAGTAGAACATAAAGAAAAAATAAACCTAGAAAGAAAACGAGAAATTGAAGTAAAGCGTGATTTAGGTAAATTTAAAAAGATTCTAGCCTTTTTAGGTATAATTAAACGTACAGAAAAAATTACTGTGAATGAAATATTTCCAGTAGAATCAGTCCGAAAAGAAGAACAAATTATAGGTGCTTTTACTAAAGATAAAAAATCAATAGAAAATTTTTTGGACGATTTAGATTTTCATGAAACAAAACTTTATGCTTATGATCTTAATGGTAAAAAAGTTGGAGAGGTAGGTGATTTTGCAAAAATAATATTAGATGAGGGTGTTAAGTTTGATGAAACTATCCTTGAAAAAAATGGAAAAGTATTTGCCATTAAGAAAAATAATGAGTTTTTAAAATCATTTTCTGCTTCTGCAGAAAAAGATAATCAGTTTTTAGATTTAAAAGGCAAACCGATACCAAATCAAAATCAGTTTAAACAAGAAAGTAATAAAATTTATTATTTAGGAAGTGTTAGAAATGAAAGGCAAGCTACTAAAAATACTTTAAAAAGCGATAAACGAACTGTAAAAATATCAGAAAAAGCAGCAACTAAAACTTTTCATAAAAATGAAAAGGTTGATACTTCAAAAGGCAAGAAAAGTCTTGATAAAAAACCAGCTAGAAGTGCTTTAAAAGGTAGTAGAGAAGTTGCAAAAAAAATAGGTGAAGAATTACGTAAAGAGCAAGAAAAGAATTTTGCAGGAATTAATAAAAAACCGAAAGCTGCCGCACTTAAAAAAGTAGAAACCCCAAAAGTTCCTACTAGATAATTTTGATTTTTATACAAACAAATTAAGATTTAAAGGTAATTTTAGGGCTGAATTATTTAAAAAGAGCCCTAAACTAAAAACTAATGCTGCTGATCATATTAAGAAGTATCATAATACTGAAGAAAGGAAACAAAAATTCATAGAGATATGCATGTTGATACTAGCAAAGGGATTAAAAATCTATCTATTAAAGATATTTTAAAACTAAATGAACCGCTTCCAGATTATGATTCAGACGACTCAGGTTTTACTAGTCACGATATAATTTGACAATAATAAAAACATGAATATCTTTAATAATAGTCAATAAATAGAGAATGTATTATGAAAAATAATGGTAGTGGCAATGAAAATCGTTGGAAAAAAGCTGTTGATAAATTTAGACATGCGTTAGGAGATCCAGTTGATTCAGTAAGGGTAAGAATATCTGAAAAATCAGATCATTCAGATTATCTGGAAGAGATAGCTACTGGTAAGTTAGTGAAAAGTATAGGTCGTTATACATTTGAATTTCCTATGCTAGTAATGTCGGAAGAGATACTACGCAATCACCAGATAACATACAGTAAATCTTTAGAAGCATTATTAGATCATGAGGGAAAACACGCTAGCACTGTTGGTAAGACAAGTAAAGGAGTAGAAGATCAACAAGCTTTTATTATGGATAAGAAAGGTAATTTATATATTGGAAGTCATGAAGGACAACCTGTTGATCCAGAAAATCCCAGCTTGTCTCATGCTTCATTTTTAGGTGGGATACCAGCTGAAATGGCTGGAATGATATCTATCGATGCTGGAAAAATAAAATTAATATCTGATAATAGTGGGCATTATGCTCCAGAACCTTTAGATATGTACCGTGGGATAAAAAAGATACAAGAAAAAATGCCAGGAGCTTTAGACAAAAATTGTTTAATTCTTATTCAGAACAAAGACCCTGAGCCTCTTAAGAATTTTGTAGCAAAAATGGAAGAAAAGGTTCAAGGAACGGGTGGCAAAACTCATTATGAACAAT includes these proteins:
- a CDS encoding zinc-finger domain-containing protein, encoding MCKSMEIVNSVDASVSCCGKEPPYDHPKVYLEIDKEKKEVSCPYCSKKFRLIETK
- a CDS encoding succinate dehydrogenase iron-sulfur subunit, translating into MAELRLPPNSVVKKGKEHKAKGDVSNLRKIKIYRYDPDLDENPTIDSFEIDLSKTGPMVLDALIKIKNEIDSTVTFRRSCREGICGSCAMNIDGTNTLACIKPIEEISGDIKIYPLPHMKVVKDLVLDMSHFYAQYESIEPWLKTDSSAPSNAERLQSIKDREKLDGLYECILCACCSTSCPSYWWNGDKYLGPAILLQAYRWIADSRDDHTGERLEALEDPFKLYRCHTIMNCTKTCPKGLNPAKAISEIKGLIAERHGV
- a CDS encoding 3-hydroxybutyrate dehydrogenase, with translation MKDKVVVIIGSTSGIGFEIAKHFAKLGTKLVINGFAKDDEVQKISTELKNLGAADIFYQGVNLEKPSEIKSMFENIVKEFGKIDILVNNAGIQHVAPIDEFPEDKWEQILRIDLIASFYTTKYAIPIMKKNGFGRIVNIASAHAYVASPFKSAYVAAKHGILGLTKTVALEVAENNITVNAVCPGYVNTPLVKNQIADTAKARHISEESALKDVILKSQATKKFVEASEIADLVIFLCDEKASSITGAGLLIDGGWTAQ
- the mutL gene encoding DNA mismatch repair endonuclease MutL; its protein translation is MTIKLLSESTINRIAAGEVIERPASVVKELVENAVDAGSTKIDIILERAGKNLIIISDDGVGMTDKELEIAVERHTTSKLDETDFLNIHTFGFRGEALPSIAAISKMLITSKKRDNQKAFQIKLIGGDEKQIAPAIHNEGTKIEIRDLFFATPARLKFLRTDKTELAATVDVVKKIALAHPEISFSLTHDGKTLLKLKGQNKDAENNLKQRIIDVIGEDFIKNASYIDFKSPDFSIYGYTNIPTYNRASSEDQFLFINNRPVKDKLLQVALRVAYQDYMPRDRYPLCAIFLQIDPQLVDVNVHPAKAEVRFHDPNYVRNLLIDSIKNALSNKSHIASTTIASSAIELFKNPFVNKEPAISKSLNVNSKPSEYRPAISPTVPKYKPNNSCQKLIDTLPHARIEQEVEQRIQNEPQKSSQYRLGAAKAQLHTTYVISQTEDSIVITDQHAAHERLGYEKIKNYIKNEELIKQRLLIPEIVELPDEKRADILYENKDKLSKLGLSLEKFGEKSIIVTEIPNILGDINVQKLIQDLADHLAECGENIALTELIEHVTETYACHYSIRAGRKLSGEEMNALLRQMENTPFSGQCNHGRPTYIELKLKDIERLFGRK